The following proteins are co-located in the Macadamia integrifolia cultivar HAES 741 chromosome 3, SCU_Mint_v3, whole genome shotgun sequence genome:
- the LOC122074448 gene encoding uncharacterized protein LOC122074448, with protein MEPTGDSNSRSRDIASWPSAVSHYMLECVLKQYKSGKGGDNGLKKEQFIAIANQLKEKFFTSYDCEQVRNHFRIWKQRLRALSDLQKQSGLGWNASELRFDAPQHFWNDYRKKEQKYWKEHSVLPIHLEVGALLRKEMATGNDSTVPSEAATEVMMDMTGTHVEGIGNNDGVDYEHIEEEESVPSTPIGSTSRSRGRPRGSINSGREKRKKGVAEKVVSPLKQIANSIEKMGERFLKLKGIGVLEECEKGCLHNIYTCIGYVGAGICWDEE; from the exons atGGAACCAACAGGAGATTCTAATAGTAGGTCACGGGACATTGCTTCATGGCCTAGCGCCGTTTCTCATTACATGTTGGAGTGTGTATTGAAGCAGTACAAGAGTGGTAAGGGTGGAGATAATGGACTGAAAAAGGAGCAGTTCATTGCAATTGCCAACCAACTGAAGGAGAAATTTTTTACTAGTTACGACTGTGAACAAGTGAGAAACCACTTCCGGATTTggaagcaaaggcttagagcattgagtgacctacagaagcaaagtggattgggttggaatgcatctgaattgagatttgatgctcctcaacacttctggaatgattatagg aaaaaagaacaaaagtattggaaggaacatagtgtgctcccaattcaccttgaagttggagctttgctaaGGAAAGAGATGGCAACTGGGAATGATTCAACAGTCCCCTCTGAAGCTGCCACTGAAGTTATGATGGACATGACAGGTACTCATGTTGAGGGAATAGGGAACAATGATGGTGTTGACTATGAacatattgaagaagaagaaagtgttccttccacTCCCATTGGTAGTACCAGCCGTTCGCGAGGAAGACCTCGTGGGTCCATCAATAGTggcagagaaaagaggaagaagggtgtagctgaaaaggtggtaagtccaTTGAAACAGATTGCTAACTCAATCGAGAAGATG GGAGAGCGCTTCTTGAAGTTGAAAGGAATTGGAGTTTTAGAAGAGTGTGAGAAGGGATGCTTACACAATATTTACACTTGCATTGGATACGTTGGTGCTGGTATTTGTTGGGATGAAGAATAA
- the LOC122073011 gene encoding nucleolar transcription factor 1-B-like isoform X2, translating into MAGKKGKQAVICLSSSSESGEESEEEEVEEEDDDDNDVEDEEETSSQSCSDEGSDWSGEGSDWSDEEEAGSESLEDGDDDEDGSESTKPVDIEASCNRVINLLKGGADLQELKLEECKAYLRKHSLRLTGNKAVCVQRIQEHWRSDFLCRNICF; encoded by the exons ATGGCTGGGAAGAAAGGAAAGCAAGCAGTCATTTGCCTATCCTCCTCCTCTGAATCAGGAGaggaatcagaagaagaagaagtagaagaagaagatgatgatgacaatgatgtggaagatgaagaagagacgAGTAGTCAGTCCTGCAG TGACGAGGGGAGCGATTGGAGCGGCGAAGGGAGCGATTGGAGCGACGAGGAGGAAGCAGGTTCCGAGTCCTTGGAAGATGGTGATGACGACGAAGACGGTTCAGAGTCGACGAAACCTGTCGACATTGAAGCCAGCTGCAATAGAGTCATCAACCTTCTCAAAG GAGGGGCTGATCTTCAAGAACTTAAACTGGAAGAGTGCAAAGCATATTTGCGGAAGCATAGTTTGAGATTAACTGGAAACAAAGCAGTTTGTGTACAAAGAATACAAGAGCACTGGAGGTCAGATTTTTTATGCAGAAACATATGCTTTTGa
- the LOC122073011 gene encoding zinc finger CCCH domain-containing protein 62-like isoform X1 translates to MAGKKGKQAVICLSSSSESGEESEEEEVEEEDDDDNDVEDEEETSSQSCSDEGSDWSGEGSDWSDEEEAGSESLEDGDDDEDGSESTKPVDIEASCNRVINLLKADQIFEIPHDSPNAYVGGADLQELKLEECKAYLRKHSLRLTGNKAVCVQRIQEHWRSDFLCRNICF, encoded by the exons ATGGCTGGGAAGAAAGGAAAGCAAGCAGTCATTTGCCTATCCTCCTCCTCTGAATCAGGAGaggaatcagaagaagaagaagtagaagaagaagatgatgatgacaatgatgtggaagatgaagaagagacgAGTAGTCAGTCCTGCAG TGACGAGGGGAGCGATTGGAGCGGCGAAGGGAGCGATTGGAGCGACGAGGAGGAAGCAGGTTCCGAGTCCTTGGAAGATGGTGATGACGACGAAGACGGTTCAGAGTCGACGAAACCTGTCGACATTGAAGCCAGCTGCAATAGAGTCATCAACCTTCTCAAAG CTGATCAAATATTTGAGATACCTCATGATTCCCCAAATGCCTATGTAGGAGGGGCTGATCTTCAAGAACTTAAACTGGAAGAGTGCAAAGCATATTTGCGGAAGCATAGTTTGAGATTAACTGGAAACAAAGCAGTTTGTGTACAAAGAATACAAGAGCACTGGAGGTCAGATTTTTTATGCAGAAACATATGCTTTTGa